From Lysinibacillus sp. SGAir0095, the proteins below share one genomic window:
- a CDS encoding YdhK family protein codes for MDSKLLLVAMTLLSVLLLSACGWGDSDGEVPTEAGADITNNLEGTDKQVSEEETEATTEQTALSVSDIIEGLKEAENPKFPVGSTAVVNASHTDGMEGAMATIKAAYDTTVYSVSYTPTNGDPFEENHKWFVEGEISPVADELVQDADVIINVNHIDGMLGAAGAIDTVEETTVYIVDYTNSLGEKVTDHLWLKESELQTEDESEYDTDSDEGSDTQ; via the coding sequence ATGGATAGTAAATTACTATTAGTCGCGATGACACTTCTTTCTGTATTGCTTTTATCAGCTTGTGGTTGGGGAGATTCTGATGGTGAAGTACCGACTGAAGCAGGAGCAGATATCACAAATAACCTTGAGGGAACAGATAAGCAAGTAAGTGAAGAGGAAACAGAGGCAACTACCGAACAGACAGCACTCTCAGTTAGTGACATAATAGAAGGCTTAAAGGAAGCTGAAAATCCAAAGTTCCCAGTTGGAAGTACAGCTGTTGTAAATGCAAGTCATACTGATGGTATGGAAGGTGCCATGGCTACTATAAAGGCTGCTTATGATACAACAGTTTATTCGGTTTCATACACACCTACAAATGGAGATCCATTTGAAGAAAATCATAAATGGTTTGTAGAGGGAGAGATTTCACCGGTTGCAGATGAATTAGTTCAAGATGCAGATGTCATTATTAATGTTAACCATATCGATGGAATGCTAGGTGCAGCAGGTGCTATTGACACGGTTGAAGAAACAACGGTTTACATTGTAGATTATACAAATTCTCTAGGCGAAAAAGTAACGGATCACTTATGGCTTAAAGAAAGTGAATTACAAACAGAAGATGAGTCCGAATATGATACAGACTCAGATGAAGGTTCAGATACCCAATAA